The proteins below are encoded in one region of Methanoculleus thermophilus:
- a CDS encoding prenyltransferase, with product MDTRALAEFIRLGRFPFLISGFIPFAAGALLALLLGARFTPVQFVFGYAAMAAAHLSVHYSNDYFDADADRFVETTAISGGSGVLPKNPHLKPAALAAAVTLMAASLLIGYAFVTVYTYPAIFLVFGIAGNLIGWFYTAPPVALVYRKLGEVANMITFGLLMPGAGYFVAAGTLDLTFFAFALPLALHGLVFNISVQIPDREGDIAGGKPTLVARKGRVFGFGLIAVAASLATAALVVSALTGAFFPVDFRPVALASLVPLGIAVWGFLHRSPDREPSLRYATANIAGYFIFQVLVVGYFAFLAFLA from the coding sequence ATGGATACCCGCGCCCTGGCCGAGTTCATCCGGCTCGGCCGGTTCCCTTTCCTCATCTCGGGCTTTATCCCTTTTGCCGCCGGGGCGCTCCTCGCCCTCCTCCTCGGGGCGCGGTTCACCCCGGTGCAGTTCGTCTTTGGCTACGCGGCGATGGCTGCGGCGCACCTCTCGGTCCACTACAGCAACGACTACTTCGATGCCGATGCCGACCGGTTCGTCGAGACGACGGCGATATCGGGGGGGAGCGGGGTCCTCCCGAAAAATCCGCACTTAAAACCCGCAGCGCTCGCGGCGGCCGTCACCCTGATGGCGGCCTCGCTCCTGATCGGCTATGCCTTTGTGACCGTCTACACCTACCCGGCCATCTTTCTGGTCTTCGGGATCGCCGGGAACCTGATAGGCTGGTTCTACACGGCGCCGCCGGTCGCGCTCGTCTACCGCAAGCTCGGCGAGGTCGCGAACATGATCACCTTCGGACTCCTGATGCCGGGCGCGGGTTACTTCGTCGCGGCGGGGACCCTCGATCTTACCTTCTTTGCGTTTGCCCTCCCGCTCGCCCTCCACGGGCTCGTCTTTAACATAAGCGTCCAGATCCCGGACCGGGAGGGGGATATCGCGGGGGGAAAGCCGACCCTTGTTGCACGGAAGGGGCGGGTCTTCGGGTTTGGGTTGATTGCTGTCGCGGCGAGCCTCGCGACCGCGGCGCTTGTCGTCTCTGCCCTGACGGGGGCGTTCTTTCCCGTGGACTTCCGCCCGGTGGCGCTTGCATCGCTCGTCCCGCTCGGGATTGCGGTGTGGGGGTTTCTTCACCGATCCCCGGACCGTGAGCCCTCCCTCCGCTACGCCACGGCGAATATCGCAGGGTACTTCATCTTCCAGGTGCTGGTTGTGGGATACTTCGCCTTTCTGGCCTTCCTGGCCTAG
- the argB gene encoding acetylglutamate kinase, with product MKREEVLMEALPYIQKFYGKTIVIKLGGHAMVDQNILETVIRDAVLLRYVGMKVVLVHGGGPEITAKMQAMGKEPKFVGGLRITDAETLEIAQMVLVGKINDGIVSLIANCGTCAVGISGNDGNLLIARKMEPQRVKVGEVIEEVDLGQVGEIEEVNPKVLHCLLAQDYIPVVAPIGIDRQGQSLNINADTAAAEIAIALQAFKLVSLTDVDGVMDADRTKIFHRLTLAEAERMIAEGVISGGMIPKLEGCMKAVKNGVEGAHVVNGNRPHNLLLELFTDEGVGTMLTL from the coding sequence ATGAAACGCGAAGAAGTGCTGATGGAGGCACTCCCCTACATCCAGAAATTTTACGGCAAGACTATCGTGATCAAGCTCGGCGGCCACGCGATGGTCGACCAGAATATCCTCGAGACGGTGATCCGGGACGCCGTCCTGCTCCGCTACGTCGGGATGAAGGTCGTCCTGGTCCACGGCGGCGGCCCTGAGATCACGGCGAAGATGCAGGCGATGGGCAAAGAGCCGAAGTTCGTCGGGGGGCTCCGGATCACCGACGCCGAGACGCTCGAGATCGCCCAGATGGTCCTCGTCGGAAAGATCAACGACGGGATCGTCTCCCTCATCGCAAACTGCGGCACCTGTGCTGTCGGGATCTCCGGGAACGACGGCAACCTCCTCATCGCCCGGAAGATGGAGCCGCAGCGGGTGAAGGTCGGCGAGGTCATCGAGGAGGTCGATCTCGGCCAGGTCGGCGAGATCGAGGAGGTCAACCCGAAGGTGCTCCACTGCCTCCTCGCTCAGGACTACATCCCGGTCGTGGCCCCGATCGGGATCGACCGGCAGGGGCAGAGCCTGAATATCAACGCCGATACTGCGGCCGCGGAGATCGCGATTGCCCTTCAGGCATTCAAACTGGTCAGTCTTACCGATGTCGACGGTGTGATGGATGCCGACCGGACGAAGATCTTCCACCGGCTCACGCTCGCCGAAGCGGAGAGGATGATCGCCGAAGGTGTGATCTCCGGCGGGATGATCCCGAAGCTCGAGGGCTGCATGAAAGCGGTCAAAAACGGCGTCGAAGGCGCCCACGTCGTGAACGGCAACCGGCCGCACAACCTCCTCCTCGAGCTCTTCACCGACGAGGGCGTCGGGACGATGCTCACGCTCTGA
- the argJ gene encoding bifunctional glutamate N-acetyltransferase/amino-acid acetyltransferase ArgJ, with product MKSICAVEGVTAAGIKEGKFGLALIRASGTAAGVFTSNRMRAAPVEVMMERIRRGRLDAVVVNSGCANAYTGERGYRDALEMSAIAADALNLDPASVGVASTGVIGRYLDLDLIRDQCSRVAPLLARSADAEAAAARAIMTTDTFPKHALVETESFTVGGITKGSGMIAPNMGTMLAFIYTDAEVEAPVLQDILRQATRRSFNRVVVDGDTSTNDVALCTATGAAGRVNRDELARAIETVCRDLAVQIARDGEGATKLLTVTVRGAPDEEAAATVARTVVASPLVKTAIYGEDPNWGRVVAAAGRAGVEFDPYAVSLSVGDIPLVRRGEIVADLVAAKAAMRGDTVTFDLDLAAGDGTATAWGCDLTEKYVEINGKYTT from the coding sequence ATGAAGAGTATCTGTGCAGTTGAGGGCGTCACTGCTGCGGGGATCAAGGAGGGCAAGTTTGGGCTTGCCCTGATCCGGGCGAGCGGGACGGCGGCCGGCGTCTTTACGTCGAATCGGATGCGGGCGGCCCCGGTCGAGGTGATGATGGAGCGGATCCGCCGCGGCAGGCTCGATGCGGTCGTCGTGAACAGCGGGTGCGCGAACGCCTACACCGGCGAGCGGGGCTACCGCGACGCACTCGAGATGTCCGCAATTGCGGCCGACGCGCTTAATCTCGACCCGGCTTCGGTCGGCGTCGCGAGCACCGGGGTGATCGGGCGCTACCTGGATCTCGATCTCATCCGGGACCAGTGTTCACGGGTAGCACCCCTCCTTGCCCGGAGCGCCGACGCGGAGGCCGCAGCGGCACGGGCGATCATGACGACCGATACGTTCCCAAAACACGCTCTCGTCGAGACGGAGTCGTTTACCGTCGGCGGGATCACGAAGGGCAGCGGAATGATCGCCCCGAACATGGGGACGATGCTTGCGTTCATCTACACCGATGCCGAGGTCGAGGCGCCGGTCCTCCAGGATATCCTCCGGCAGGCGACCCGGCGGTCCTTCAACCGGGTCGTCGTGGACGGGGACACGAGCACGAACGATGTGGCCCTCTGCACCGCGACGGGCGCCGCGGGCAGGGTGAATCGCGACGAACTTGCGCGGGCCATCGAGACCGTCTGCCGCGACCTTGCGGTCCAGATCGCCCGCGACGGTGAAGGGGCGACGAAGCTCCTTACGGTGACGGTCCGCGGGGCCCCCGATGAGGAGGCCGCCGCCACCGTCGCGAGGACGGTCGTCGCCTCTCCGCTTGTCAAGACCGCCATCTACGGCGAAGACCCGAACTGGGGCCGGGTGGTTGCTGCGGCCGGACGGGCCGGCGTGGAGTTCGACCCCTACGCGGTCTCGCTCTCCGTCGGGGATATCCCGCTCGTGCGCCGCGGTGAGATCGTTGCGGACCTTGTCGCGGCAAAGGCCGCGATGCGCGGGGATACCGTGACGTTCGACCTCGACCTTGCCGCCGGCGACGGGACGGCGACGGCATGGGGATGCGACCTCACTGAGAAATACGTAGAGATCAACGGGAAGTACACGACATGA
- a CDS encoding CBS domain-containing protein — protein sequence MKVRDVMTPNPVTVRVDSPVSEAAGLLRKHHIGGLPVMDGERVAGIVTETDIISLLDVGDLSEDLWLPSPLEVIEVPVREFINWEKTKRALTDIGSMEVRRVMSSPVVSIDEDSDIADAASLMLREGIARLPVLRDGRLVGIVTRADIVRGLGESTEEES from the coding sequence GTGAAGGTGAGGGACGTCATGACCCCGAATCCGGTGACCGTCCGGGTCGACTCGCCGGTGAGCGAGGCGGCGGGATTGCTCCGGAAGCACCACATCGGCGGGCTCCCCGTGATGGACGGGGAGCGCGTGGCGGGGATCGTCACCGAGACCGATATCATATCGCTCCTCGATGTCGGCGACCTCTCCGAGGACCTCTGGCTCCCCTCGCCGCTCGAGGTGATCGAGGTCCCGGTCCGGGAGTTCATCAACTGGGAAAAGACCAAGCGGGCGCTCACCGATATCGGGAGCATGGAGGTCCGGAGGGTGATGAGCAGCCCGGTCGTCTCCATCGACGAGGACTCGGATATCGCCGATGCTGCTTCCCTGATGCTCCGTGAGGGGATAGCCCGGCTTCCGGTGCTCCGCGACGGCAGACTGGTCGGGATCGTCACCCGGGCGGATATCGTCCGGGGTCTTGGTGAGTCTACGGAGGAAGAGTCATGA
- the argC gene encoding N-acetyl-gamma-glutamyl-phosphate reductase, which translates to MEIAIIGASGYTGGELMRLLLHHPSAEVVAATSRKLDGTPVASVHPHLRGLTDLVFQNIDASDIDADFVFLAVPHTAAMKVAGTLAERGIKTVDLSADYRLAKDIYEKTYGVPHTAYFKAPYGIPELHRDEIRGASFVANPGCFPTGATLAAAPLAKLAHTIIYDSKTGVSGAGNSPSATTHYPNVGDNFSAYKWTTHRHLAEMKQELSRLGSPARCYFTPHLLPVNRGILTTAHILLREPMEQEEVEALYKKFYADEFFVRYQKPTLAAVRGTNFCDVAVESEGDRVVAISAIDNLVKGASGQAIQNMNLMCGFAEDAGLRVAGMLP; encoded by the coding sequence ATGGAAATTGCGATTATCGGTGCATCCGGATACACCGGCGGTGAGCTGATGCGGCTCCTGCTGCACCACCCGTCCGCGGAGGTCGTCGCGGCGACGTCGCGCAAGCTCGACGGCACCCCCGTCGCCTCGGTCCACCCCCACCTCCGGGGGCTGACCGATCTCGTCTTTCAAAATATCGACGCGAGCGATATTGACGCCGACTTCGTCTTCCTCGCCGTCCCGCACACGGCGGCGATGAAGGTGGCCGGGACGCTTGCGGAGCGGGGGATCAAGACCGTCGACCTCTCGGCCGATTATCGGCTCGCGAAGGATATCTACGAGAAGACCTACGGCGTGCCCCACACAGCCTACTTCAAGGCCCCCTACGGGATCCCCGAGCTCCACCGCGACGAGATCCGGGGCGCCTCCTTCGTCGCAAACCCGGGCTGCTTCCCGACCGGCGCGACACTGGCCGCCGCGCCGCTGGCAAAACTCGCCCACACCATCATCTACGACTCAAAGACCGGGGTCTCGGGCGCGGGGAACTCCCCCTCCGCGACGACCCACTACCCCAACGTCGGCGACAACTTCAGCGCCTACAAGTGGACGACCCACCGCCACCTCGCGGAGATGAAGCAGGAGCTCTCCCGGCTCGGCTCGCCCGCCCGGTGCTACTTCACGCCCCACCTCCTCCCGGTGAACCGGGGGATCCTGACGACCGCCCATATCCTCCTCCGCGAGCCCATGGAGCAGGAGGAGGTCGAAGCGCTCTATAAGAAGTTCTACGCCGACGAGTTCTTCGTTCGCTACCAGAAACCCACCCTTGCGGCCGTCCGCGGGACGAACTTCTGCGACGTCGCCGTCGAGAGCGAGGGCGACCGGGTCGTCGCGATCTCGGCGATCGATAACCTGGTCAAGGGCGCAAGCGGCCAGGCGATCCAGAACATGAACCTGATGTGCGGGTTTGCGGAAGACGCCGGTCTCCGCGTCGCCGGGATGCTGCCTTGA
- a CDS encoding ADP-ribosylglycohydrolase family protein, which translates to MLDQFKGCLLGAAIGDALGMARESTPPDLLRIHDGYRRAWRGHPNAGLRPGQFTDDTQMMLLVAEMLADGTYSENAYAAALARMYMNDELRFPDGAVDAACRHLLLSGGKPSGVSSNTSGCISIAIPFGLLYNEPVDVTERVVQACSVTHTHPAAHAGAITVALLVHHAVRGHPNALALAEKHAALEDATLGSRVRAAVHLANEGISLESALSVIGNDVTVYQTVPLAFFLMTRIRDVATLLTTAAHVGGNTDTIALICGAYAGATYGRSALPPDLLEGLEGRDVIESVAARLYERCTTKP; encoded by the coding sequence ATGCTCGACCAGTTCAAGGGCTGCCTCCTCGGCGCCGCCATCGGGGATGCGCTCGGCATGGCGCGGGAGAGCACGCCCCCCGATCTTTTGCGCATCCACGACGGCTACCGCCGGGCGTGGCGGGGACACCCGAACGCCGGGCTGAGACCCGGGCAGTTCACCGACGACACCCAGATGATGCTCCTTGTGGCGGAGATGCTCGCCGACGGCACCTACTCGGAGAACGCCTATGCGGCCGCCCTTGCCCGGATGTACATGAACGATGAACTCCGGTTCCCCGACGGAGCCGTTGACGCCGCGTGCCGTCACCTCCTCCTCTCCGGCGGCAAACCCTCCGGGGTCTCCTCGAACACCTCCGGGTGCATCAGCATCGCGATCCCGTTCGGTCTCCTCTACAACGAACCGGTCGACGTCACCGAACGGGTGGTCCAGGCCTGCAGCGTTACCCACACCCACCCGGCAGCCCACGCAGGGGCGATCACCGTCGCGCTGCTCGTCCACCACGCCGTCCGCGGCCACCCGAACGCTCTCGCCCTTGCCGAGAAGCATGCCGCCCTCGAGGACGCCACCCTCGGCAGCAGAGTTCGCGCCGCCGTCCACCTCGCAAACGAGGGGATCAGTCTCGAGAGCGCTCTTTCGGTGATCGGAAACGACGTCACCGTCTATCAGACCGTTCCGCTTGCCTTCTTCCTGATGACCCGGATCCGCGATGTTGCGACCCTCCTCACGACCGCCGCACACGTCGGGGGGAACACCGATACCATCGCCCTCATCTGCGGGGCCTACGCGGGCGCAACCTACGGGAGATCCGCTCTTCCGCCGGACCTCCTTGAAGGGCTTGAGGGACGGGACGTGATCGAGTCCGTGGCCGCCCGGCTCTACGAGCGCTGCACCACAAAGCCTTAA
- a CDS encoding bacteriohemerythrin translates to MAFMKWTDDLSVGVREIDDQHQKLVSLINDLHDAMRDKRGKDVLGKVLTDLAAYTEYHFSTEEKYMQKFGYAEFDAHRSEHQAFVAKVGEFKKGFDEGKLGLSIQVMSFLRDWVANHIKGSDKRYTDFFREHGLS, encoded by the coding sequence ATGGCATTCATGAAATGGACAGACGATCTCTCCGTGGGCGTTCGAGAGATCGATGACCAGCACCAGAAACTCGTATCGCTCATCAACGACCTTCACGACGCGATGCGCGACAAGCGCGGGAAGGATGTTCTTGGGAAAGTGCTCACAGATCTCGCCGCCTACACGGAGTATCACTTCTCGACCGAGGAGAAGTATATGCAGAAGTTCGGCTACGCCGAGTTTGACGCGCACCGAAGCGAGCACCAGGCCTTCGTCGCGAAGGTCGGCGAGTTCAAGAAGGGATTCGATGAGGGTAAACTCGGCCTCTCTATCCAGGTCATGAGTTTCCTCCGCGACTGGGTGGCGAACCATATCAAGGGTTCGGACAAGCGCTACACCGACTTCTTCCGTGAACACGGCCTCTCCTGA
- a CDS encoding AEC family transporter — MNGAITDFLIVADQIFILVLLIAAGYVAVATKIVDPRATRGLSGLLVNITIPALIIASMQVPFTPERLVDAETLVLATGALYIFSFGLAWAVSKAMRVTAAEEGVLQFAIVFGNVGFMGFPVSLTLFGQDSLFYVAIFNLVFNILVFSVGIAMLTGGRGKGFDPKLLLNPGIAASLLGLALFLGSIEIPSPFIDSIDLLGGVTTPLAMIIVGAMLATFPAREMVGSWRIWTASAILLLGIPAAYFYLLAPIFADPYINGIMITMAAMPAAANTVIFAEQYGADSRLASQIVFVSTIGSLLTIPLIATVML, encoded by the coding sequence ATGAACGGTGCGATCACGGATTTCCTGATAGTTGCGGACCAGATCTTCATCCTGGTCCTCCTGATTGCCGCCGGCTACGTCGCCGTCGCGACAAAGATCGTCGACCCCCGGGCCACCCGGGGGCTCTCGGGGCTCCTCGTCAACATCACCATCCCGGCCCTGATCATCGCCTCGATGCAGGTGCCCTTCACCCCCGAACGCCTCGTCGACGCCGAGACCCTGGTTCTCGCGACCGGAGCGCTCTATATCTTCTCGTTCGGACTCGCCTGGGCGGTCTCGAAGGCCATGCGGGTCACGGCCGCGGAGGAGGGAGTCCTCCAGTTCGCGATAGTCTTCGGGAACGTCGGGTTCATGGGGTTCCCGGTCTCTCTCACGCTCTTTGGGCAGGATTCGCTCTTTTACGTCGCGATATTCAATCTGGTCTTCAACATCCTCGTCTTCTCGGTCGGGATCGCGATGCTGACCGGGGGAAGGGGAAAGGGGTTCGACCCGAAACTGCTCTTAAACCCCGGGATCGCGGCCTCCCTCCTCGGGCTTGCCCTCTTCCTCGGTTCGATCGAGATCCCGAGCCCCTTCATCGACTCGATCGACCTCCTCGGAGGGGTGACGACGCCCCTAGCCATGATCATCGTCGGGGCGATGCTCGCGACCTTCCCGGCCCGGGAGATGGTCGGGAGCTGGCGGATCTGGACCGCGAGCGCCATCCTCCTCCTCGGGATCCCGGCGGCCTACTTCTACCTCCTCGCCCCGATCTTTGCCGACCCCTACATCAACGGAATCATGATCACGATGGCCGCGATGCCCGCCGCCGCAAACACCGTCATCTTCGCCGAGCAGTACGGCGCCGACTCCCGGCTTGCATCGCAGATCGTCTTCGTCTCGACGATCGGCTCGCTCCTCACGATCCCACTGATCGCGACGGTGATGCTGTAA
- the comE gene encoding sulfopyruvate decarboxylase subunit beta, whose amino-acid sequence MREGCVLDRLAALGVDIVASLPCDRTQDLCALIPERFHAVNLTREEDGVGISAGLAMAGRRPVLHMQSSGLGNSLNAIMSLTVTFGLPLPILASWRGVYREAIPAQVPFNRAVPEVLEALGIPYTVIRDPEDEGLIDEVVCDAYDNMRPHVGLILPSFWEGADEACPLKQPPPPRARESALEYRRTFREPVMRRYDAIRVIAGVLNDEAVVANIGVPSKELYAARDRDLNFYMLGSYTQATPIGLGLAVGTDREVVVLDGDGSLLGTAALPVVAAEAPENLTIVCLDNGAFGSTGNQPTPASGLVDMELLARAAGIRRTCKVQDEEELKDAWESRGRGPTFIHAVLAPGNAPVGNIPLAPAEIRERFMRALRG is encoded by the coding sequence GTGCGTGAGGGCTGCGTCCTCGACAGGCTTGCGGCCCTCGGGGTCGATATTGTGGCGAGCCTCCCCTGCGACCGGACGCAGGACCTCTGCGCCCTGATCCCTGAGCGGTTCCATGCGGTCAATCTCACCCGGGAGGAGGACGGCGTCGGGATCTCGGCCGGGCTTGCGATGGCCGGACGGCGGCCGGTGCTTCATATGCAGAGTTCGGGGCTCGGGAACTCCCTGAACGCCATCATGTCCCTCACCGTCACCTTCGGCCTCCCCCTCCCGATCCTCGCGAGCTGGCGGGGGGTCTACCGGGAGGCGATCCCGGCCCAGGTGCCGTTCAACAGGGCGGTCCCGGAGGTGCTTGAGGCGCTCGGCATCCCGTATACGGTCATCCGCGATCCCGAGGACGAGGGGTTGATCGACGAGGTCGTCTGCGATGCGTACGATAACATGCGCCCGCACGTGGGGCTGATCCTCCCCTCGTTCTGGGAGGGGGCGGACGAGGCCTGCCCGTTAAAGCAGCCGCCCCCGCCACGGGCCCGCGAGTCGGCGCTCGAGTACCGGCGGACGTTCCGCGAGCCGGTGATGAGGCGCTACGACGCAATCAGGGTGATTGCGGGCGTTCTCAACGACGAGGCGGTCGTTGCAAACATCGGCGTCCCCTCTAAAGAGCTCTACGCGGCTCGCGACCGGGACCTGAACTTCTACATGCTCGGGAGCTACACCCAGGCGACCCCGATAGGGCTCGGGCTTGCCGTCGGGACCGACCGGGAGGTCGTCGTCCTCGACGGGGACGGGAGCCTGCTCGGGACCGCCGCCCTCCCGGTGGTGGCGGCTGAGGCGCCGGAGAACCTCACGATCGTCTGCCTGGACAACGGGGCCTTCGGGAGCACAGGAAACCAGCCCACCCCGGCCTCCGGCCTCGTGGACATGGAGCTCCTCGCCCGTGCCGCCGGGATCCGGCGGACGTGCAAGGTGCAGGACGAAGAAGAACTCAAGGATGCCTGGGAGAGCCGGGGCCGGGGACCGACTTTCATCCACGCGGTCCTCGCACCCGGGAACGCGCCGGTCGGAAATATCCCGCTTGCCCCGGCCGAGATCCGGGAGCGGTTCATGCGGGCGCTCCGGGGGTGA
- a CDS encoding cysteate synthase, protein MREKYLLHCPGCGRPFPDRYTLDCPSGCNALLRTIYREPRLVLRDLPGVFRYSSWLPIEGHLRIDAGPVSYASTGLARELGLSNLTITFSGYWPERGGRMETCSFKELEAQPTVLRLREKGAGVLQISSAGNTGRAFCQVSALTGAPVVVVVPSSAADRLWTTAPSPNVCLITVDGDYSDSIAFGRDVCSIPGVVPEGGAKNVARRDGMGTVVLDGTLFAGRLPDAYFQAVGSGTGGIAAWEAADRLIADGRFGTRLPALHLSQNLPFVPMVRAWEAGRREIVPEEDMPDAEASIERVFAGVLTNRHPPWGVRGGVYDALAASGGRMYAVSNDEARSAARLFEATEEIDLDPAAAVAVASLLRAAEEGFVEPGEHILLNVTGGGYQRAAEDLDRYPVEPYLRVGAGEAVAGDVRDGITSWLAGQGVAIRA, encoded by the coding sequence GTGAGGGAGAAATACCTCCTCCACTGTCCTGGATGCGGCCGCCCCTTCCCGGACCGCTACACCCTCGACTGCCCCTCTGGGTGCAACGCCCTTCTCCGAACAATTTACCGGGAACCCCGGCTCGTCCTCCGGGATCTCCCCGGTGTCTTTCGCTACTCGTCATGGCTCCCCATCGAGGGCCACCTCCGGATCGACGCGGGCCCGGTCTCCTACGCTAGCACCGGGCTTGCCCGGGAGCTCGGTCTCTCAAACCTCACCATCACCTTCTCGGGCTACTGGCCCGAGCGGGGCGGGCGGATGGAGACCTGCTCCTTCAAGGAGCTCGAGGCCCAGCCGACGGTGCTCCGCCTCCGGGAGAAGGGGGCCGGGGTCCTCCAGATCTCTTCTGCGGGGAACACCGGCCGGGCCTTCTGCCAGGTCTCGGCCCTGACCGGGGCGCCGGTAGTCGTGGTGGTCCCCTCCTCCGCCGCCGACCGGCTCTGGACGACGGCACCGTCCCCAAACGTCTGCCTCATCACGGTGGACGGGGACTACTCGGACTCGATCGCCTTCGGGCGGGATGTCTGCTCTATCCCGGGGGTCGTCCCGGAGGGCGGGGCAAAGAACGTCGCCCGCCGGGACGGGATGGGGACGGTGGTCCTCGATGGGACGCTCTTTGCCGGGAGGCTCCCCGACGCCTACTTCCAGGCGGTCGGGAGCGGGACGGGGGGGATCGCCGCATGGGAGGCCGCCGACCGGCTCATCGCCGACGGGCGGTTTGGCACTCGCCTCCCGGCTCTCCACCTCTCCCAGAACCTCCCCTTCGTCCCGATGGTCCGGGCCTGGGAGGCAGGGAGGCGGGAGATCGTCCCCGAGGAGGATATGCCCGACGCCGAGGCCTCGATCGAGCGGGTCTTTGCCGGCGTGCTCACGAACCGCCACCCGCCCTGGGGGGTCCGCGGCGGGGTCTACGATGCCCTCGCGGCCTCCGGCGGGAGGATGTATGCGGTCTCTAACGACGAGGCCCGGAGTGCTGCTCGGCTCTTTGAGGCGACGGAGGAGATCGACCTCGACCCGGCCGCCGCGGTCGCGGTCGCATCGCTTCTCCGGGCGGCGGAGGAAGGGTTCGTCGAACCGGGTGAGCATATCCTCCTGAACGTGACCGGTGGGGGGTATCAACGTGCGGCAGAAGACCTCGATCGCTACCCGGTCGAGCCCTACCTCCGGGTCGGGGCCGGCGAGGCCGTCGCGGGGGACGTCCGGGACGGTATCACCTCCTGGCTCGCCGGGCAGGGGGTGGCCATCCGTGCGTGA
- a CDS encoding methanogenesis marker 16 metalloprotein — MKSIADIDEKIRNGSAVVYTAAEFKRLVREGAEITAADVDVVTTGTCGVMSGTAAILSIPVAEPGTFERAERVWLNGVPCMPGPCPNERLGLLDLIVSGTAHAGPDYGGGHLFRDIVEGREIEVLVEAADRSIETKVTLDDFPYARIFTTRSAYKNYTAYLNTQPTRVRTIFSVTGLEGPYREVSISGCGEINPLQNDPARLAIRDGSPVFLNGSAGIVTGEGTRSSAARPNLTAIADMVGMQPRYMGGFKTSAGPECITSLGFAIPVLDDRQVEALRVLDEEIPLPIADINTRKVFDETTYADIWQGAGWEVTYHPEWCEDCSACVAAAICPTGAFDRETGIDRDRCLACLACLACPNNALEGDEGSLRVRGRRVPITLRQSSRTLAEGLCQDIKEMILDGRFTFTGGGGR; from the coding sequence ATGAAGAGTATAGCAGATATCGATGAGAAGATCCGGAACGGTTCGGCGGTCGTCTACACCGCCGCGGAATTCAAACGCCTCGTCCGCGAGGGCGCGGAGATCACGGCCGCCGACGTCGACGTCGTCACCACCGGGACGTGCGGGGTGATGTCGGGGACCGCGGCGATCCTCTCTATCCCGGTGGCCGAGCCCGGGACGTTCGAGCGGGCGGAACGGGTCTGGTTAAACGGCGTCCCCTGCATGCCCGGCCCCTGCCCGAATGAGCGGCTGGGGCTGCTTGACCTGATCGTCTCCGGGACCGCCCACGCCGGGCCTGACTACGGGGGCGGGCACCTCTTTCGCGATATCGTCGAGGGGCGCGAGATCGAGGTGCTGGTGGAGGCCGCCGATCGCTCGATCGAGACGAAAGTGACCCTCGACGACTTCCCCTACGCCCGGATCTTCACGACGCGGAGCGCTTACAAGAACTACACTGCGTACCTCAACACCCAGCCGACCCGGGTGAGGACGATCTTTTCGGTTACCGGGCTCGAAGGGCCTTACCGGGAAGTATCGATCTCTGGGTGCGGCGAGATCAATCCCCTCCAGAACGACCCGGCGAGGCTCGCCATCCGTGACGGGTCGCCGGTCTTCCTGAACGGCTCGGCCGGGATCGTGACCGGGGAGGGGACCCGGAGCAGCGCGGCCCGCCCCAACCTCACGGCCATCGCCGATATGGTCGGGATGCAGCCGCGCTACATGGGCGGGTTTAAGACCTCCGCGGGGCCCGAGTGCATCACGAGCCTCGGTTTTGCGATCCCGGTCCTCGACGACCGGCAGGTCGAGGCCCTCCGGGTCCTCGACGAGGAGATCCCGCTCCCGATTGCCGATATCAACACCCGCAAGGTCTTCGATGAGACGACCTACGCCGATATCTGGCAGGGGGCCGGGTGGGAGGTGACCTACCATCCGGAGTGGTGCGAGGATTGCTCGGCCTGCGTTGCGGCCGCGATCTGCCCGACGGGCGCGTTCGACCGCGAGACCGGGATCGACCGCGATCGCTGCCTTGCCTGCCTCGCCTGTCTTGCCTGCCCGAACAACGCCCTCGAGGGCGATGAAGGCTCGCTCCGGGTCCGAGGAAGGCGCGTCCCGATCACGCTCCGCCAGTCCAGCCGGACGCTCGCCGAGGGCCTCTGTCAGGATATAAAGGAGATGATCCTTGACGGCCGGTTCACCTTCACCGGAGGCGGGGGGCGGTGA